In one window of Cupriavidus necator N-1 DNA:
- a CDS encoding VOC family protein — protein sequence MELLINIDVDDLPRGIDFYAQGLGLTLNRKLFDGTVAEMLGGNTPIYLLAKPAGTRPTTRADTRRDYRRHWTPVHLDFVVANLEQAIERALEAGAEIEDWPQDFDWGRQATLSDPFGHGLCFIEWKGAGYGA from the coding sequence TGGAGTTGCTGATCAATATCGATGTCGACGATCTGCCGCGCGGCATCGACTTCTACGCGCAGGGGCTTGGCCTGACGCTGAACCGCAAGCTGTTCGACGGCACCGTCGCCGAAATGCTGGGCGGCAATACTCCGATCTACCTGCTCGCCAAGCCCGCCGGCACCCGCCCCACCACCCGCGCCGACACCCGGCGCGACTACCGCCGCCACTGGACCCCTGTCCACCTCGACTTTGTCGTCGCCAACCTGGAACAGGCCATCGAACGCGCGCTGGAAGCCGGCGCCGAGATCGAGGACTGGCCGCAGGACTTTGACTGGGGGCGGCAGGCAACGCTGTCAGACCCGTTCGGGCATGGCTTGTGTTTTATCGAATGGAAGGGCGCGGGGTACGGGGCGTAG
- a CDS encoding AbrB/MazE/SpoVT family DNA-binding domain-containing protein → MKATIRKMGNSQGVLIPKAILAQLGLENEVEMEIVNDALVLRRPRQAPRQGWAEASQAIAAAGDDALVLGDFPNTDDAELKW, encoded by the coding sequence ATGAAAGCGACGATCCGCAAGATGGGCAACTCACAAGGTGTCCTGATCCCCAAGGCAATCCTGGCGCAGCTAGGTCTGGAGAATGAAGTGGAAATGGAAATCGTGAATGACGCCCTGGTGCTCCGGCGCCCTAGGCAAGCACCGCGGCAAGGCTGGGCGGAAGCCAGCCAGGCCATCGCCGCGGCCGGTGACGACGCCCTGGTATTGGGCGACTTCCCCAACACCGACGACGCGGAGCTGAAGTGGTAG
- a CDS encoding type II toxin-antitoxin system PemK/MazF family toxin: MVARGDVWLVALDPTVGSEIEKTRPCVILSPPEMHDYLRTVTVAPMTTGSRPAPFRVPVTFQRKTGLILLDQLRTVDKSRLVRRAGGLSDRIVEDTLRTLREVFAD, encoded by the coding sequence GTGGTAGCGCGCGGCGACGTCTGGCTGGTTGCGCTTGACCCGACCGTCGGCAGCGAGATCGAGAAGACACGCCCCTGCGTCATCCTCTCGCCGCCGGAAATGCACGACTACCTGCGCACCGTCACCGTGGCGCCAATGACCACCGGCAGCAGGCCGGCACCGTTTCGCGTCCCGGTGACCTTCCAGCGCAAGACTGGCCTGATCCTGCTGGACCAGCTCCGGACCGTGGACAAGTCCCGGCTGGTCAGGCGGGCCGGCGGCCTGAGTGACAGGATTGTGGAGGACACCTTGCGGACATTGCGCGAAGTCTTTGCAGACTG